One segment of Babesia bigemina genome assembly Bbig001, chromosome : II DNA contains the following:
- a CDS encoding PA14 domain containing protein, putative — protein MALSCESGVWRGVAGRCAAAALRLLAALLLCRCCLLPLAAGTLDVDKNVGAPKELTIVSATEYDREELQKLTEFRQRHRKTVDGMLCAAAFVRNGKTFTDCTTSEAPDGSVGREWCYVEVQLVGVGFRDWDFCAGVVDYDVLRSKATLLSQLKASELAHSVLQLSSEESRLTRTLSHFHEVCGRGAESHEIELHELSHALHGLERALQQVKANSRTLQTLTEQHEALEERLAIARKNALNDKRNCAFVQGYTPAAVGDGIRASYFDNPYFRGPPVGFFDHPHLAVTFDEVLPVGGVDIRSFSVRFEGYLRAPVSDTYTIWVDADCNFRLFIDGELVVEHGLEGHAKFTAAFSPVGVVALDGRSTSSSHLASRKLLLDGGKRYPIVLEYSHQSVLKYRDEKVARISVSWGTATRPQAVIGGEHFFRSRESGEALVISGIEARLFDLAMLENGAQAFLHVTNLVVADVPDRFRGARMIRTVLRPDFDSVTFHISHDAVVYVALSAHASFIPTNAEDASLFERSSEVISVYGVGDNCEEALSQQEFVVYYRRVKAGVVKLQLLAETSFFIFLQPTMANIVCQDDLEFLPFKNGDQCAASSSSSAAFDCTKGFGGGHWRSGSSRSSAQWLTRTFANPVELSYFHFSALDGSGPMRARVVFPDGAAEEFELQSQLRYDLGYHGVIDSLRIEIESANTGDSVEAGESDWTLGGTFALYGRQCGSKTVVEDAIRFPIHIDFCQANESCGSQYVDLGHAKGAHGRLSYGWGATNIITALGDVPFCTSRYHTATAEGGIDSSSQTAFGRMLKGRSGLPLGSGQWWTLDVPEHGVYIVEVLLAALCTHVQSASLQLNGVEVLEVSAVSYA, from the exons ATGGCTTTGAGCTGCGAATCCGGCGTATGGAGAGGAGTAGCCGGTAGGTGCGCCGCTGCGGCTTTACGCCTTCTAGCAGCGTTGCTGCTGTGCCGCTGCTGTCTTCTACCGcttgccgccggcacgctcGACGTGGACAAAAACGTCGGCGCTCCCAAGGAGCTAACCATCGTGTCTGCCACCGAGTATGACCGCGAAGAGTTGCAG AAGCTCACCGAATTCCGGCAGCGCCACCGGAAAACCGTGGACGGCATGCTCTGCGCTGCCGCGTTTGTGCGCAATGGGAAAACGTTCACCGACTGCACGACTTCTGAGGCTCCCGACGGCTCTGTTGGCAGGGAGTGGTGTTACGTCGAGGTGCAGCTGGTCGGCGTAGGCTTTCGCGACTGGGACTTCTGCGCCGGAGTAGTTGACTATGACGTACTGCGGTCGAAAGCCACGCTGCTGTCACAGTTGAAGGCCTCGGAGCTCGCCCATtcggtgctgcagctgtcATCGGAGGAGAG CCGTCTCACGAGAACGCTATCGCACTTCCACGAAGTATGTGGCCGCGGTGCTGAGTCGCACGAGATCGAGCTGCACGAGTTATCGCATGCACTGCATGGTTTGGAGCGTGCCCTTCAGCAGGTGAAGGCCAATTCGCGAACACTGCAGACCCTGACCGAGCAGCACGAGGCGCTGGAAGAGCGCCTTGCTATTGCGAGGAAGAACGCTCTCAACGACAAGCGGAACTGCGCCTTCGTTCAGGGTTACACTCCCGCG GCTGTCGGCGACGGTATCCGAGCCAGCTATTTCGACAACCCGTACTTCAGGGGCCCGCCCGTCGGATTTTTCGACCATCCACACCTCGCCGTGACATTCGACGAGGTGCTGCCAGTGGGCGGGGTTGACATAAGATCGTTCTCCGTGCGTTTCGAGGGCTACTTGCGGGCGCCAGTTTCCGACACGTATACAATCTGGGTTGATGCGGACTGCAATTTCCGGCTGTTTATCGACGGCGAGCTCGTTGTTGAGCATGGTCTGGAGGGCCACGCAAAGTTCACGGCGGCGTTCAGCCCCGTTGGGGTGGTTGCGCTCGACGGTCGCTCGACATCGTCGTCGCACCTCGCGTCGCGGAAGTTGCTTCTGGACGGCGGGAAGCGCTACCCGATTGTCCTGGAGTATTCCCACCAGAGCGTCCTGAAATACCGCGATGAGAAGGTCGCCAGGATCTCCGTGAGCTGGGGCACGGCCACCCGTCCTCAGGCCGTGATTGGTGGCGAACACTTCTTCCGCAGTCGCGAGTCCGGCGAGGCCTTGGTGATAAGCGGGATTGAAGCTAGACTATTCGACCTGGCTATGCTGGAGAACGGCGCGCAGGCGTTCCTTCACGTCACTAACCTGGTGGTGGCCGATGTCCCGGACCGGTTCCGCGGTGCGCGCATGATACGCACCGTTCTGAGGCCGGATTTCGACAGCGTCACTTTCCACATATCGCACGACGCCGTGGTTTATGTTGCGTTATCTGCCCACGCCTCCTTCATCCCG ACAAACGCGGAGGACGCGTCGTTGTTCGAGCGAAGCAGCGAAGTAATTTCGGTCTACGGCGTCGGTGACAACTGT GAGGAGGCCCTGAGCCAGCAGGAGTTCGTGGTCTACTACCGGCGGGTCAAGGCCGGTGTCGTGAAGCTGCAGCTCCTGGCTGAAACGTCCTTCTTTATTTTCCTGCAACCCACAATGGCGAACATCGTGTGCCAGGACGATTTGGAGTTCCTGCCCTTCAAGAACGGCGACCAGTGCGCAGCGTCTTCATCGTCCTCTGCCGCATTCGACTGCACCAAAGGTTTTGGAGGTGGCCACTGGCGGTCCGGGTCCAGCCGCTCGTCAGCTCAATGGCTGACGCGCACGTTTGCGAACCCGGTGGAATTGTCGTATTTCCACTTCTCGGCGTTGGATGGCAGTGGGCCCATGCGTGCACGTGTGGTGTTCCCCGACGGCGCCGCCGAAGAGTTCGAGCTGCAGTCCCAGCTCCGCTACGACTTAGGCTACCACGGCGTGATCGACTCGCTGCGTATCGAGATAGAATCTGCAAACACCGGCGACTCGGTCGAAGCAGGCGAGTCTGACTGGACCCTCGGCGGCACCTTCGCTCTTTACGGGCGGCAATGCGGATCGAAGACCGTGGTGGAGGACGCAATTCGGTTTCCCATTCACATCGATTTCTGCCAGGCCAATGAATCCTGCGGGTCGCAGTACGTGGACCTGGGCCATGCCAAGGGTGCGCACGGCAGGTTATCGTACGGATGGGGCGCCACCAATATCATCACTGCTCTCGGTGATGTCCCGTTCTGCACGTCTCGGTACCACACAGCGACTGCGGAAGGCGGTATCGATTCCAGCAGCCAAACTGCCTTTGGGCGCATGCTCAAGGGTCGTTCGGGTTTGCCTCTGGGCAGTGGGCAGTGGTGGACGTTGGACGTCCCTGAACACGGCGTCTATATCGTGGAAGTGCTGCTGGCCGCCCTCTGTACCCACGTACAATCCGCCTCGCTGCAGTTGAACGGCGTCGAGGTGCTAGAGGTGAGTGCGGTATCATACGCCTAA
- a CDS encoding cysteine desulfurase, putative — protein sequence MLNAQIQLYTVQALHRANGKLATFGTAAIRNYAHGRLGCRRIDEVHPVIGGGVGSVLRNAAAIGSLQRLEVCSARRQWRAYNEGRVYLDYQATTPVDPRVLDRMLPYLSHSFGNPHSRTHSFGWDAEHAVEEARSEVAALLNCDPRSIIFTSGATESNNLAIKGVTEYYSNLEHPDPSKIKDHIITSQIDHKCVLQTCRHLENRGYKVTYLKPDTKGVVSATDVAAAITPKTFLCSIIHLNNEIGTLQNLEGIGQTCRERGVIFHTDAAQSFGKVPLDLSKLPVDLMSISGHKIYGPKGVGALYVGRRPRIRLRPIIDGGGQERGLRSGTLPTPLVVGLGAAASVARQEMQRDLSNARRLWQKLVDGMRDIGHVHINGPVKDGERYWGNLNVSFEFIEGESLLMSLQNIALSSGSACTSTSLEPSYVLRSIGVGEEVAHTSIRFGIGRFTTEREIDQLLAELRSAVERLRSCSPLYEMFLEKESTENMIWT from the exons ATGCTGAACGCCCAGATTCAACTATACACTGTCCAGGCGCTCCATCGCGCTAATGGCAAGCTGGCGACATTTGGAACAGCGGCTATTCGTAACTACGCCCATGGAAGATTAGGGTGCCGCCGCATTGACGAGGTGCATCCTGTCATTGGAGGTGGCGTGGGAAGCGTGCTAAGGAACGCGGCCGCAATCGGTAGCCTGCAGCGGTTGGAGGTCTGCAGCGCACGGCGCCAATGGCGTGCCTATAATGAGGGGCGTGTCTATCTCGACTACCAGGCCACAACCCCCGTCGACCCGAGGGTGCTGGATCGGATGCTGCCGTACTTGAGCCACAGCTTCGGAAACCCGCACAGCCGCACCCACTCCTTCGGTTGGGACGCTGAACACGCCGTGGAGGAAGCGAGGTCTGAGGTGGCTGCATTACTCAATTGCGACCCCCGCAGCATAATCTTCACCTCGGGTGCCACGGAGTCCAACAATTTGGCCATCAAGGGCGTCACCGAATATTACAGCAACCTCGAACACCCCGATCCGTCAAAAATAAAGGATCACATTATAACCTCGCAAATAGACCACAAATGCGTCCTGCAGACCTGCCGCCATCTGGAAAATCGGGGCTACAAGGTGACCTACCTGAAGCCGGATACCAAGGGGGTCGTCAGCGCAACCGATGTCGCGGCTGCAATCACGCCAAAGACGTTTCTGTGCTCAATCATACATCTCAACAACGAAATCGGCACACTCCAGAATCTGGAGGGCATCGGGCAAACGTGCCGAGAGCGCGGCGTGATTTTCCATACTGATGCCGCGCAGAGCTTCGGGAAAGTGCCCCTCGACCTATCTAAACTACCAGTCGACCTTATGTCCATATCTGGGCACAAGATATACGGCCCCAAGGGAGTGGGCGCCCTTTACGTGGGCAGGCGGCCGCGCATCCGGCTACGCCCAATCATCGACGGCGGTGGGCAGGAACGAGGTCTAAGATCAGGGACGCTACCCACGCCGTTGGTAGTGGGACTCGGTGCAGCCGCTAGCGTGGCCCGTCAGGAGATGCAGCGCgacttaagcaacgcacgtcGTTTGTGGCAGAAGCTGGTGGACGGCATGCGGGACATAGGCCACGTGCATATAAATGGTCCAGTCAAGGATGGCGAACGTTACTGGGGAAATTTGAACGTCTCTTTCGAGTTCATAGAAGGTGAATCGCTGCTTATGTCACTGCAAAATATTGCACTATCCAGTG GATCGGCGTGCACATCCACAAGTCTGGAACCTAGCTACGTCCTGCGCAGCATTGGAGTCGGCGAAGAAGTTGCGCACACGTCAATTCGCTTTGGCATTGGTCGTTTTACTACAGAACGCGAGATCGACCaactgctggcggagctcaGGTCTGCCGTGGAACGTTTGCGAAGCTGCAGTCCGCTCTACGAAATGTTCCTTGAGAAGGAGTCAACGGAAAATATGATCTGGACGTGA
- a CDS encoding sortilin, putative produces MVPRLILALLPALLLSAAAEDVGAPVPENKINSHLDISTPVKHDDPTHPANAVLQEPAKVAAVAEPSANESATGVAAGKKVSVTEISFDSLIDDLVWCGNNHTTVLLKTQSGRLYRSSDGGIQWTEITHLFQGSARNGSYKVDSVVVCETDKNVVVVIGDSKTHFISGNAGRSFVRLEFEGTINMWLFHPLKPSWALLSSWEGACFANENDEDCVHSIFVTRDMGRTFDRVARYVAQFSWGDITTNSEDRIYYSRYSIESGDQPKQDGWNNGISFMCTDDFGYSSSVIMEGGNKFLVSGNYVFVARVADPVRQTVNLYVSTDNAVTFNKAELPVELEERSYTILDTSEGAVIIHVGHEYEGGDIEVGNVYISDASGLRYSLSLPNNIRSASGECEFDKVYSLEGVYIANFRDDSGGMLNPRNKFKTHLDGTKTQIDQKRNRHVSHSKVEPNIRTVVSFNKGAEWHYLQPPKVNSEGKPYDCEEGKCFLHLHGITQYKNFAPFYSVEQATGLVLATGNVGDRLRFDPSQVNTFLSRDGGLTWTEAHKGAFIYEFGDYGGLIVMAQDQKKTKEVIFSWNEGATWFDFSLSKHDVSVNNVVIEPKCSSLNFILYGNRNGIGVAFHLDFSSLGQPLCKGIWSIDSSSSDYETWHPTDPHGNHCLLGRKMVYKRRKQASECFNGKEFRATVEREVCNCTPDDYECEIGFTRAIGSNTCKIDGTWLMREGCTSSSFFWADAYRKIPGDVCTAGWIPHQVAVPCPPHSPLSKGSKAVLSTIMVLAIIMMAIVYISHNDKLKHLFHNYGFKQFNYVAYTPVNAKKAAQRGAGFGGRFEPELGFIDAEQEQDEPTLLNYLSGNRAASNSQQQQATRGEQRQIELL; encoded by the exons ATGGTGCCGCGCTTGATCCTTGCGCTACTGCCCGCGCTGTTGCTTTCCGCCGCCGCGGAAGATGTCGGCGCGCCCGTGCCAGAGAACAAGATTAACTCGCACCTAGACATCTCGACGCCGGTGAAACACGATGACCCGACGCATCCAGCGAATGCTGTTTTGCAAGAGCCTGCGAAGGTGGCGGCAGT AGCGGAGCCGTCTGCTAACGAGAGCGCTACGGGAGTTGCAGCTGGCAAGAAGGTGTCAGTCACTGAGATCAGCTTCGACAGCCTCATCGACGATCTCGTGTGGTGTGGCAACAACCACACAACTGTGCTCCTCAAAACGCAGAGCGGAAGGCTGTACCGCTCGTCAGACGGAGGCATACAGTGGACGGAAATCACGCACCTATTCCAGGGAAGCGCGCGTAACGGCAGCTACAAAGTCGACTCTGTCGTCGTGTGCGAGACCGACAAAAATGTCGTGGTTGTAATCGGAGACTCGAAAACGCATTTCATTTCTGGCAATGCGGGGCGCAGCTTCGTACGGTTGGAGTTCGAGGGGACCATCAACATGTGGTTGTTCCATCCGTTGAAACCATCCTGGGCCTTGCTCAGCTCCTGGGAGGGGGCATGCTTCGCCAATGAAAATGACGAGGACTGTGTCCATTCCATTTTCGTAACACGGGACATGGGACGAACGTTCGACAGGGTTGCCAGGTACGTGGCGCAGTTCAGCTGGGGAGACATCACCACCAACTCCGAGGATCGCATCTACTACAGTCGCTACTCCATCGAGTCCGGAGACCAGCCCAAGCAGGATGGATGGAACAACGGCATCAGCTTCATGTGCACCGATGACTTCGGATACAGCTCCAGCGTCATAATGGAGGGTGGTAACAAGTTCCTGGTCTCGGGGAACTACGTGTTCGTGGCGAGGGTCGCCGACCCCGTCAGGCAAACCGTAAACCTATACGTCAGCACTGACAACGCGGTCACGTTCAATAAGGCAGAGCTTCCGGTAGAACTTGAGGAGCGCAGCTACACCATACTGGATACGTCTGAGGGCGCTGTTATCATTCACGTGGGCCATGAGTACGAAGGCGGGGATATTGAGGTTGGCAACGTCTACATCTCTGATGCCTCGGGTCTGCGCTACTCACTATCGCTACCCAACAACATCCGGTCGGCTTCCGGAGAGTGTGAATTCGACAAGGTCTACTCACTAGAAGGTGTGTATATCGCCAACTTTAGGGATGACTCCGGCGGAATGCTCAACCCGAGGAACAAATTCAAGACGCACCTCGACGGCACCAAAACACAGATCGACCAGAAGCGCAACAGGCACGTTTCACACAGCAAGGTGGAACCCAACATTCGCACCGTTGTGTCATTCAACAAGGGTGCGGAGTGGCACTACCTCCAACCCCCAAAAGTCAACTCCGAGGGCAAGCCATACGACTGTGAGGAGGGCAAGTGCTTCCTGCACCTGCACGGCATCACGCAGTACAAGAACTTCGCGCCCTTCTACTCCGTTGAACAGGCGACCGGTCTGGTACTAGCAACCGGTAACGTCGGCGACAGGCTCAGGTTTGACCCGTCAcaggtcaacaccttccTCAGCAGAGATGGAGGCCTCACGTGGACGGAGGCCCACAAGGGTGCCTTCATCTACGAGTTTGGTGACTACGGAGGGCTCATAGTTATGGCGCAGGACCAAAAGAAAACGAAGGAGGTTATATTCTCGTGGAACGAGGGCGCCACCTGGTTTGACTTCAGCCTCAGCAAACACGACGTCAGTGTGAACAACGTTGTCATCGAGCCAAAGTGCTCATCGTTGAATTTCATACTCTACGGCAACAGAAATGGGATCGGTGTTGCGTTCCACCTGGACTTCAGCTCGCTCGGGCAGCCACTCTGCAAGGGCATATGGAGCATAGACTCCAGCTCCAGCGATTACGAGACGTGGCATCCGACCGACCCTCATGGAAACCACTGTTTGCTGGGGCGTAAAATGGTCTACAAACGCCGCAAGCAGGCCTCAGAATGTTTCAACGGTAAGGAGTTCAGGGCCACAGTGGAGAGGGAGGTTTGCAACTGCACCCCTGACGATTACGAGTGTGAAATTGGCTTTACGCGCGCTATCGGAAGCAATACGTGCAAAATCGACGGCACATGGCTTATGCGCGAAGGGTGCACTTCCTCTAGCTTCTTCTGGGCCGATGCATACCGCAAAATCCCTGGAGACGTCTGCACAGCCGGGTGGATTCCACACCAGGTTGCCGTGCCGTGCCCGCCACACTCGCCGCTGTCGAAGGGAAGCAAGGCCGTGTTGTCCACAATCATGGTGCTTGCCATCATAATGATGGCCATTGTCTACATATCCCACAACGACAAGTTGAAGCACCTCTTCCACAACTACGGTTTCAAGCAGTTCAACTACGTCGCCTACACCCCGGTCAACGCCAAGAAGGCGGCACAGCGTGGAGCCGGGTTTGGTGGTAGATTCGAGCCGGAGCTCGGGTTTATCGACGCGGAGCAGGAGCAGGACGAACCCACGTTGTTGAACTACCTCAGCGGGAACCGCGCAGCGTCAAACTCCCAGCAACAGCAGGCAACAAGGGGAGAGCAGAGGCAGATTGAGCTCCTCTGA